The nucleotide window CTCTCTGTACCCTTTGCTGTTGTTCCACCTGCTGTTGCTGTTGTCTCGCCTGCTGATCGCGCTGGTACTGTTGATCTCTTTGCATCCTTTGCTGTTGTTCCATCTGCTGTTGTCTTATCTGGTCGTCGCGCTGAAACTGCTGGTCCCGTTGGATGCGTCCTGGCTGTTGTATCGGCTGTTGTTGTGTAGGTTGTTGTATCGGTTGACGGTCATTGCCTGGCTGTCCTACTCTAGAAGGACGGCCTCCGGGGTTGCCGGGTATATTATTGCCGCTGTTGTTGTTATTGTTGTTAATCACCGGTTCTCTTGAAATACGGCCGCCGTTATTGTTACCGTTGTTGATATTACCATTGTTGATGTTACCATTGTCACGGGCAGGCCTGTTGTTGCCTCTGTTCAGGGCAGCAGCGTCCGGACGGAAGATCTGGTACTGGTTGTTCTGGATTCTGCTGGCGCCGGGTCTGTCGGTGCTGGCCACTCTTACAGGTCTGATAGCTCCGCCGGTATAACGTTCCACTTCATTTGCACTGGGACCTCTGGAAATTCTGCCGGAGGAACCATAATTATTGTTGATAATGGTCGTGTTGTTGATGATGGTAACGTTACGGCTATTGTTGACATAATAATTGTTGATATGCGGACTGCTGATATATCTTCTGGGCACAAAAGACCAGTAAGCAGTAGGCATTGTGTAGGATGCAGGACCCATAGGCGCCCATCCGTAATAATCACCTCCACCTCTCCAGTCTACCCATGCAGGTCCCCATTCGTTACCGGGTACCCACATCCAGCCATACATGCCGTCGTACATCCAGCGGCCATAGTGGAAGGCTGCCCATCCCCAGCTGTAATCAGACATCCAGGTCCAGCCATAATCGGTGTAAACCCAGTGTCCACCGGAATAATACGGCCTGAAGTCCGCTCCGGCATTCGGTATCCATACCTGATTGTAACCAGGGTAGCTGACCCAACGACCATAGGGGCTTAATTCATCATAAAATGAGATAGACGCGCCAACCTGTACCTGTGGACCGGGGCTGTATGCAGAATAAGTGGTGGCGCAGCTGCCCAGGAAGAAGGATATAAGTAAGAGAGATAATGCTGTGTTTTTAAATAATCTGTTCATAGCTCCTGTTTTTTAGTCCTGATTGGTTTCGCTGTTATTAGACTTTGCGGAGACTCAAAGGCTTATTTTTATTTTTCCGGTTTAAACTTCAATGATCTGCTATCGGGATTGGTGTTTCAAACGCGGTCTAAATGCAGTTTGTCCACTAAGACAAATTGTTAAGGAAATTTGTTAAAATTTTTATAACGCTTTGCTGCAGGTAGAGCGTTATATCTTAACTATGACAAAAATGATTCCAATTTATTCAAAGACCATAACGTATACTGATACAATGTTTTAAGAATTGTGTATTATTGAGGGATGATCGATTTTCTCAATATTAAAACATGTAAACCACTAACAACCCTTGCCCTTCACTTTTTTTCTGATTTCCTGACTTTTTAAACCTTAGATGAACCTATGTTAAATGAGCTAACGTTGAAGTATAAACGAATTTTTAAAATATCGTTGCTGCTGTTTGCAGGGATGTTTTTATTCCGTTTATTATACGGATACTTGTATAAGGACAATACCCCCACTGAACTGGGCGGAGACGACTTTTTTTCGAGTATTGTAAAATACCGGAGGAACTATGCTTCCGAAAAAACAAAATCATTTGCAAAGCCCGGTACTGGACCGGTAGCAATCACCTCCGGGCAGAAATACGAAAAGGTGGCCAATGTACGCTCCCGCTCTACTAATTTCACCGAAGATGAAAAGCAGGTGCATGGTACTATCCGTCAGCTTGGAGCCATTGTACAGTACCAGCAGGAATCGGGTAATAAAGGTAGCCGTGAAATACAGCTGCTGATCGGAGTTTCGCCGGAAAAATTCGATTCCTTCTATTATGCAGTGCAGAAAATCGGTGTCATCAAGTCTACAGAAATAAAAAAAGTTGATAAAACGAATGAATACCGTAAACTCAATGCCAGCAGGGTTTCTCTGGAGAAAAACCTGGAATCACTGAATCAGCTTACTTCGCAGCCGGGTAAAATTGATGAACGGATTCAGTTGCACGAAAAAATATATGAGGTAGAAAAACAACTGCAGGACCTGGGCGTAGAGCTGGGTAATTTTGATACAGAGAATGAATTCTGTACTGTCCAGTTTTCTATGTACGAAGGCGCAGTGGCAAAGACCGTGAGCCTGTATACCCGTGTAAAAGTGGCACTGCAATGGACCATCAAATATTATCTGATGTTGATGGGAGGATTATTTTTTGCTTCAGTAGGTGCCTGGCTGATTGTGGTGATTGTAAAGAAGCTCGACCCTGATAAGAGCAAATCAGCAT belongs to Chitinophaga sp. HK235 and includes:
- a CDS encoding DUF6600 domain-containing protein, which codes for MNRLFKNTALSLLLISFFLGSCATTYSAYSPGPQVQVGASISFYDELSPYGRWVSYPGYNQVWIPNAGADFRPYYSGGHWVYTDYGWTWMSDYSWGWAAFHYGRWMYDGMYGWMWVPGNEWGPAWVDWRGGGDYYGWAPMGPASYTMPTAYWSFVPRRYISSPHINNYYVNNSRNVTIINNTTIINNNYGSSGRISRGPSANEVERYTGGAIRPVRVASTDRPGASRIQNNQYQIFRPDAAALNRGNNRPARDNGNINNGNINNGNNNGGRISREPVINNNNNNSGNNIPGNPGGRPSRVGQPGNDRQPIQQPTQQQPIQQPGRIQRDQQFQRDDQIRQQQMEQQQRMQRDQQYQRDQQARQQQQQVEQQQRVQRDQQYQRDQQARQQQQQMEQQQRVQRDQQYQRDQQARQQQQQMEQQQRAQRDQQYQRDQQARQQQQMEQQQRVQRDQQYQGDQQMRQQQQQMEQQQRMQRDQQMRQQQQQQQQQQQQQQRQQQMQQERIQRQQQQQQRQQPQPQSRESNNSGSGERIRRD
- a CDS encoding DUF4349 domain-containing protein, with protein sequence MLNELTLKYKRIFKISLLLFAGMFLFRLLYGYLYKDNTPTELGGDDFFSSIVKYRRNYASEKTKSFAKPGTGPVAITSGQKYEKVANVRSRSTNFTEDEKQVHGTIRQLGAIVQYQQESGNKGSREIQLLIGVSPEKFDSFYYAVQKIGVIKSTEIKKVDKTNEYRKLNASRVSLEKNLESLNQLTSQPGKIDERIQLHEKIYEVEKQLQDLGVELGNFDTENEFCTVQFSMYEGAVAKTVSLYTRVKVALQWTIKYYLMLMGGLFFASVGAWLIVVIVKKLDPDKSKSA